Proteins encoded in a region of the Quercus lobata isolate SW786 chromosome 8, ValleyOak3.0 Primary Assembly, whole genome shotgun sequence genome:
- the LOC115957847 gene encoding pathogen-related protein produces the protein MATEEATLLKTVGDKYRSFLYDEADDIEWRHGGPPTYDDVNRLFEDGRTKEWPKGSLEEIVQNAVKSWEMELSHKTRLKDFKTINPEKFKLFVNGREGLSGEETLRIGSYNALLKNSLPKEFQYYKAEEESFESSHDVFRSAFPRGFAWEVLSVYTGPPEIVFKFRHWGFFEGPFKGHAPTGEIGQFYGLATLKVDESLRVEEVEVYYDPAELFGGLLKGQPAATESSTATHECPFSK, from the exons ATGGCTACAGAAGAAGCTACACTTCTTAAAACCGTGGGAGATAAGTACAGGTCTTTCTTGTATGATGAAGCAGACGATATTGAATGGAGACATGGTGGGCCTCCAACATATGATGACGTTAACAGGCTCTTCGAAGATGGCAGGACTAAG GAATGGCCTAAAGGGTCACTAGAAGAAATAGTGCAAAATGCTGTGAAGTCCTGGGAGATGGAGCTCTCACACAAGACTCGCTTGAAGGACTTCAAGACAATCAACCCTGAGAAATTCAAGCTCTTCGTTAATG GAAGAGAGGGGTTATCAGGAGAAGAAACTCTAAGAATTGGGAGCTACAATGCGTTGTTGAAGAATTCACTGCCAAAGGAGTTTCAGTACTACAAAGCAGAGGAAGAGAGCTTTGAATCATCTCATGATGTATTTCGATCGGCTTTTCCTCGTGGGTTTGCATGGGAAGTACTTAGCGTTTATACTGGACCTCCCGAAATTGTTTTCAAGTTTAGGCACTGGGGTTTCTTCGAGGGACCCTTCAAAGGACATGCTCCTACTGGAGAGATCGGTCAATTTTATGGATTGGCTACTCTCAAG GTTGATGAATCTCTAAGGGTAGAAGAGGTGGAGGTGTACTATGACCCAGCAGAGCTATTTGGAGGCCTTCTAAAGGGTCAACCTGCAGCCACTGAAAGTTCAACTGCTACCCATGAATGCccattttccaaataa